The Sulfolobus islandicus Y.N.15.51 sequence CCTCATAAATTTTCTAGGAATTGATAACATAAGAGTGATTCAGCCTGATGTGGGAGGAGCGTTTGGGAGTAAAATTATAGCTCATCCGGAGGAATATGCCATATCTAAGCTAGCCTTAAAATTGAAGAGGCCACTAAAATGGATACCCACGCGCTCCGAGGAAATACAGAGCGCTGGTCATGGAAGAGATAAGAGATTAAGGTTTAAGGTTGGAGTAAAGAGAGACGGTACGATACTAGGTATAGAGGGTACTTTAATTGCTGATTTGGGTGCGCCTTATCCAGACGCAAACGATGACGAAATAGGTAATGTTCACAGTACAGTTAGAATGATGTTGGGACCTTATAGGATTCAAAACATAAGGATTGAGCATTACGCAGTAAACACCAATAAGGCACCAACTCAGTCGTATAGGGGAGCTGGTAGGCCGGAAGCCACATATTTTATAGAGAGAATAATTAACATAATTTCGTTGGAACTAGGAAAGGATGAATTTGATATAAGGGAAAAGAATTTGATTCGAGAATTACCATACAAGAACGCCTTAGGTATAACCTATGATACCGGCGATTATGTGGGACTACTAAATAAAGCAAGAGAATATTATCAGAGGTTGAAAAATGAAGCTAATGTGAATGAGTGCGTAGGTTCAAGCATGTATGTAGAGATAACAGCATTTGGTCCTTGGGAGACAGCTAGAGTTCTAGCTAAAAGTGATGGAAAAATTATGATAATAACTGGTAGTGGTCCACATGGACAAGGTGATGGAACTGCCTTTGCTCAAATAGTAGCTGATGTTTTAGAGGTAACAATAGAGAACATTGAGGTTAGATGGGGAGATACCGATATAATTTCAGATGGAATCGGAACTTGGGGAAGTAGAACATTAACAATTGGAGGCTCAGCGATATATAAGGCTGCCGAAGAATTAAGGAGAAGACTAATTGAGGTTAGCGCAAAAATGCTAAATGCAGATACGGAAGAGATAGAATATAAAAATGGCGTACTTTTTCATAAGAAGAGTGGTAAGAGTGTTACTATTAAGGAGGTAATACAGAACGCCTATTCAATGGGATACTCCTTAGATGTAACTTATGTCTATAACGTGGCTAAACCAGGTTACACTGTACCCTATGGGGTTCATATGGCATTAGTTAAGGTAGATAAGGAGACTGGAAGCGTAAGAGTGAAAAAATATATCGCACTTG is a genomic window containing:
- the cutA gene encoding glyceraldehyde dehydrogenase subunit alpha, whose protein sequence is MYVGKPIKRIEDPKFLTGGSTYVDDIEFPGTLFVAFLRSVKPHAKIKIKKNHNGIFTGEDINPGSDFPIPVEETTYVGQPLAMVVGRDRYEAYDLLESIEMEYEELPYVIDPQEALKNDVKVYSKKESNIYEYKKWEAGNVEQSLREADLVINGELYNQRVIANPLETRGVLAYFDGNRLNVWSSTQSSHYLRRNLINFLGIDNIRVIQPDVGGAFGSKIIAHPEEYAISKLALKLKRPLKWIPTRSEEIQSAGHGRDKRLRFKVGVKRDGTILGIEGTLIADLGAPYPDANDDEIGNVHSTVRMMLGPYRIQNIRIEHYAVNTNKAPTQSYRGAGRPEATYFIERIINIISLELGKDEFDIREKNLIRELPYKNALGITYDTGDYVGLLNKAREYYQRLKNEANVNECVGSSMYVEITAFGPWETARVLAKSDGKIMIITGSGPHGQGDGTAFAQIVADVLEVTIENIEVRWGDTDIISDGIGTWGSRTLTIGGSAIYKAAEELRRRLIEVSAKMLNADTEEIEYKNGVLFHKKSGKSVTIKEVIQNAYSMGYSLDVTYVYNVAKPGYTVPYGVHMALVKVDKETGSVRVKKYIALDDVGKVVNPLLAEGQIVGGAVQGIGQAIYEGAIYGKEGYLLNSNLTDYGFPTAVEVPRIEWHYIEKGFSSHPTNSKGIGEAGAIASTPAVINAIEKCTGKRIVNIPPKPEEVI